The Garra rufa chromosome 18, GarRuf1.0, whole genome shotgun sequence genome window below encodes:
- the stk35 gene encoding serine/threonine-protein kinase 35 yields MELRNGTQGRITSLRRGCKRAEPPSANIRRDASKVLRPLPVETNDEEELMEEEHCFSTGFLKHDSLHPAMKFFKAPRYCLIREVGRGSYGVVYEAIARRSGARVAVKKLRCDAPEKVELALAEFWALASLEKKHENVVQLEECVLQRNGMAQKMSHGNKRNKQYLRLVETSLKGERILGYPEDPCFLWFVMEFCDGGDLNQYILSRRPDPRTNHNFMKQMTSAVAFLHKNNIVHRDLKPDNILISQKSGTPLIKVADFGLSKVCAGFSCIENEGDNQVNKNMNINTFWLSSACGSDFYMAPEVWEGHYTAKADIFALGIIIWAMIERITFIDAESKRELLGTYVRQGTEIVPVGEALLENPKMVLNIPQKTRSIMSEGVKRLLQDMLAVNPQDRPDAFQLEVRMDQVTCAA; encoded by the exons ATGGAGCTGCGAAACGGCACACAGGGGAGAATAACGAGCCTCCGGCGGGGCTGCAAGAGAGCCGAGCCGCCCAGCGCGAACATCAGGCGGGATGCCAGTAAAGTCCTGCGCCCGCTGCCCGTGGAGACCAACGATGAGGAGGAGCTCATGGAGGAAGAGCACTGCTTCTCCACGGGCTTCCTCAAGCATGACAGTCTCCATCCCGCGATGAAGTTCTTCAAGGCGCCCAGGTATTGCTTGATTCGGGAGGTGGGTCGTGGGAGCTACGGTGTGGTGTACGAGGCCATCGCCCGCAGGTCCGGAGCCCGGGTGGCCGTGAAGAAGCTCCGCTGCGACGCGCCTGAGAAAGTGGAGCTGGCGCTGGCGGAGTTCTGGGCCCTGGCGAGCCTGGAGAAGAAACACGAGAACGTGGTGCAGCTGGAAGAGTGCGTGCTGCAAAGAAACGGGATGGCACAGAAAATGAGCCATGGGAACAAGCGAAACAAGCAGTATTTGAGATTAGTGGAAACTTCACTAAAAG GTGAGCGTATCTTGGGTTACCCAGAGGATCCATGTTTTCTTTGGTTTGTTATGGAGTTCTGCGACGGCGGCGACCTTAACCAGTACATCCTCTCGCGGCGACCTGACCCGCGGACCAACCATAATTTCATGAAGCAGATGACCAGCGCAGTGGCCTTCCTCCATAAGAACAACATTGTCCACAGAGACCTCAAACCAGACAACATTCTCATCTCGCAGAAATCCGGAACCCCGTTAATCAAGGTCGCTGACTTCGGCCTCAGCAAGGTTTGCGCAGGGTTCAGCTGCATAGAGAACGAAGGTGACAACCAGGTtaacaaaaacatgaacattaacACATTCTGGTTGTCGTCAGCGTGCGGCTCTGACTTCTACATGGCGCCGGAGGTGTGGGAGGGCCACTACACCGCCAAAGCGGACATTTTCGCCCTCGGCATCATCATTTGGGCCATGATCGAACGGATCACTTTTATTGACGCCGAGTCCAAGCGAGAGCTCCTCGGCACGTATGTTCGACAGGGAACTGAGATCGTCCCGGTGGGCGAGGCCTTGCTGGAGAACCCAAAGATGGTCCTGAACATCCCACAGAAGACGCGGAGCATCATGTCTGAAGGCGTCAAGCGGCTACTGCAGGACATGTTGGCGGTCAACCCTCAGGATAGGCCAGATGCGTTTCAATTGGAGGTTAGAATGGACCAAGTCACATGTGCGGCTTAA